In the genome of Deinococcus deserti VCD115, one region contains:
- a CDS encoding Asp23/Gls24 family envelope stress response protein, which yields MSTSEVEISKSVLLDIAATTLEGIEGTEISSAPIKVGEVLRNQQGARKPRALKVTREGNDVTVDVGLNVDYGRNLVAVSQQAQRAVCENIELMTGLKVRAVNITVQGVCLPKGSAA from the coding sequence ATGAGCACCAGTGAAGTCGAAATCAGCAAGAGTGTCCTGTTGGACATTGCCGCCACCACCCTTGAGGGCATTGAAGGCACAGAGATCTCCAGCGCACCGATCAAGGTCGGAGAAGTTCTGCGCAACCAGCAGGGCGCCCGCAAACCCCGCGCCCTGAAAGTGACCCGTGAAGGGAACGACGTAACGGTCGATGTCGGCCTCAACGTGGACTATGGACGCAATCTGGTGGCTGTGTCCCAGCAGGCACAGCGCGCTGTATGCGAGAACATCGAACTGATGACCGGTCTTAAGGTCCGGGCCGTGAATATCACCGTACAGGGTGTGTGCCTGCCGAAGGGAAGTGCCGCTTGA
- a CDS encoding NADH-quinone oxidoreductase subunit 15: MSHASDSALYAQWVELLSWLQEEAAARGLSFEKVADFPDYIYRMERPYELPTTVMSVSLSAGGQPQIVAAVSPRHADLKAVSLRVMGASKHWHLHAGDGVLLEGKRPFTRARLQTLLDSAMRGVQAV; this comes from the coding sequence ATGTCACATGCATCGGACTCGGCGTTGTACGCGCAGTGGGTAGAGTTACTGAGTTGGCTTCAGGAGGAGGCAGCCGCACGCGGTCTGAGCTTCGAGAAGGTCGCCGACTTCCCCGACTACATCTACCGCATGGAGCGGCCCTATGAGTTGCCGACGACCGTAATGAGCGTCAGCCTGAGCGCAGGCGGTCAGCCTCAGATCGTGGCAGCAGTCAGCCCGCGTCACGCAGACCTCAAGGCCGTCAGCCTGCGCGTGATGGGAGCCAGCAAACACTGGCACCTACATGCGGGGGATGGCGTTCTGCTGGAAGGCAAGCGGCCATTTACCCGTGCTCGGCTCCAGACCTTGCTTGACAGTGCCATGCGGGGCGTACAGGCCGTCTAA
- a CDS encoding ABC transporter substrate-binding protein, producing MRKVMLFTLSIALAGSAAAQGTIKIGAITSITGRFAEFGKMQLAGFKVGVAEVNRKGGIGGRKIELLIEDNASDVNKGLAAAERLVNAGVPLVINEYSSSLVKAQAQYLARQKVPNLVITSSGDDITKPGSDYIFRLNQPATEYARVILNIFRDKKFKTMAVIAGTGAFEKSVADAAQVIAKEYGISIVEDQRYDKGLTDFRPVLNRIKAKNPDGLLMVSYAEDSVALMRQAREVGVKPRLFAGGAAGFALPEFVKDSGSAAESVITATAWIPQLRYPGVQKLNVELVKALGGHEPSYHAAQAYAGVIVAAEAIRRAGNTDREKVKEALNSVNMQTAFGPIQFKDYDGFRNQNPLVMVAQQVQGGKFVPIYPKSVVPKAIKFER from the coding sequence ATGCGTAAAGTCATGCTGTTCACTCTGTCCATCGCCCTTGCCGGCAGCGCCGCAGCCCAGGGCACCATCAAGATCGGTGCGATCACCTCAATCACCGGCCGCTTCGCTGAATTCGGCAAAATGCAGCTGGCCGGCTTCAAGGTTGGAGTGGCGGAAGTCAACCGCAAAGGCGGTATCGGTGGCCGCAAGATCGAACTGCTGATCGAGGACAACGCCTCCGACGTCAACAAGGGTCTGGCCGCCGCCGAGCGCCTTGTCAATGCGGGCGTGCCTCTGGTGATCAACGAATACAGCAGCTCGCTGGTCAAGGCCCAGGCGCAGTATCTGGCACGCCAGAAGGTGCCGAACCTCGTCATCACATCCAGCGGCGACGACATCACCAAGCCGGGAAGTGACTATATCTTCCGCCTCAACCAGCCGGCCACCGAATACGCCCGCGTCATTCTGAATATCTTCCGCGACAAGAAGTTCAAGACCATGGCCGTCATCGCTGGTACCGGCGCCTTCGAAAAGAGCGTTGCAGACGCCGCCCAGGTTATTGCCAAGGAATACGGCATCAGCATCGTGGAGGACCAGCGCTACGACAAGGGTCTGACTGACTTCCGCCCGGTGCTCAACCGGATCAAGGCCAAGAACCCCGATGGCCTGCTGATGGTCTCCTACGCCGAGGACAGCGTGGCCCTGATGCGTCAGGCGCGTGAGGTGGGCGTCAAGCCCCGCCTCTTCGCCGGAGGTGCAGCCGGCTTCGCACTGCCCGAGTTCGTCAAGGACAGCGGCAGCGCAGCGGAAAGCGTCATTACGGCGACTGCCTGGATTCCGCAGTTGCGTTACCCCGGTGTGCAGAAGCTCAACGTGGAACTGGTCAAGGCGCTGGGCGGTCACGAGCCGAGTTATCACGCCGCTCAGGCCTACGCCGGAGTGATCGTCGCGGCCGAAGCCATCCGCCGCGCTGGCAATACCGACCGCGAGAAGGTCAAAGAAGCACTGAACAGCGTGAACATGCAGACTGCGTTCGGTCCAATCCAGTTCAAGGACTACGACGGGTTCCGCAACCAGAACCCTCTGGTTATGGTCGCTCAGCAGGTGCAGGGAGGCAAGTTCGTGCCTATCTACCCCAAGAGCGTGGTCCCCAAGGCCATCAAGTTCGAGCGATAA
- a CDS encoding bifunctional methylenetetrahydrofolate dehydrogenase/methenyltetrahydrofolate cyclohydrolase, protein MGARILAGAPAAQAILAQASQRAVKLPDRPHLVLVRAGTDPASLSYVRGKQRHADIAGLRSTVHALPESVTLPELLALIATLNADRDVHGILIQLPLPAHLPVALLQEAVDPRKDVDGFHPLNVGRLWTGGGGSDHPLLAPCTPLGVLALLRHYEIPVAGRRAVVVGRSDIVGRPMAAVLLGADATVTVAHRQTSDLGAVTREADVLVVAAGQPWLMTPDMVRPGAAVVDVGIHRIPGDGHQLHLTGDVHPEVANVAGALTPVPGGVGPLTVAQLMLNTVIAAERQIDWRAV, encoded by the coding sequence GTGGGGGCCCGCATTCTGGCGGGCGCGCCTGCCGCTCAGGCGATTCTGGCCCAGGCTTCGCAGCGCGCTGTGAAACTGCCTGATCGCCCGCACCTGGTTCTGGTTCGTGCCGGCACCGATCCGGCCAGCCTGAGCTATGTGCGGGGCAAGCAGCGCCACGCAGACATAGCCGGCCTGCGCAGTACTGTACATGCACTGCCTGAATCCGTTACGCTCCCGGAACTGCTGGCGCTGATTGCCACTTTGAATGCCGACAGGGACGTTCACGGCATTCTGATTCAGCTGCCTCTCCCGGCTCACCTGCCGGTTGCTTTACTTCAGGAAGCGGTCGATCCGCGCAAGGATGTGGACGGGTTTCATCCGCTGAACGTGGGGCGTCTATGGACGGGAGGCGGTGGTTCTGACCACCCCCTGCTTGCTCCCTGTACGCCCTTGGGTGTGCTTGCCCTGCTGAGGCATTACGAAATCCCGGTTGCCGGGAGGCGGGCCGTGGTTGTTGGCCGCAGTGACATTGTGGGAAGGCCCATGGCAGCCGTGCTGCTGGGCGCTGATGCCACAGTGACTGTCGCCCACCGACAGACCTCAGACCTTGGGGCGGTCACTCGCGAAGCTGACGTGCTGGTGGTGGCCGCCGGGCAGCCGTGGCTGATGACTCCGGATATGGTTCGGCCCGGAGCGGCCGTGGTGGACGTGGGTATTCACCGCATCCCAGGGGACGGTCATCAGCTTCACCTGACGGGGGACGTACATCCAGAAGTCGCAAATGTCGCCGGAGCCCTGACACCTGTGCCTGGTGGCGTGGGACCCCTGACCGTGGCCCAGCTGATGCTGAATACCGTGATTGCGGCGGAACGGCAGATAGACTGGAGAGCAGTGTGA
- a CDS encoding BMP family lipoprotein, translated as MKKFLTLALALTTTIASAQTLRVGMAYDAGGKFDKSFNQSAYEGSLKATKNLGVKVNDFEPSDPSQIIQGIRSFANEGFDLTIGVGFANNASITQVAKENPDLYFGLIDDVSPQKNVASLVFAEQEGSYLVGYLAGMNSATGVVGFVGGMDIPLIHKFEAGYTAGVKAANPKARVIAQYVGTTPDAWNNPGKAKEIAASMRAKGADIIFAAAGGSGNGVIDYIKQTQCVKASGAVKFSSNNFAKVPKSAAYQKACAGNTRPMFFIGVDSNQNYLGDFDKNPATLNHGLTSMLKRVDNAVYSLISDVKSNRFKGGERRFGLKENGVGYAVDQYNRNLITNAQVVKLESIKARIIKGAIKVPSK; from the coding sequence ATGAAGAAATTTCTGACCCTGGCCCTTGCCCTGACGACGACCATCGCTTCCGCCCAGACCCTGCGCGTTGGCATGGCATACGACGCTGGCGGCAAGTTCGACAAGAGCTTCAACCAGAGCGCCTACGAAGGCAGCCTGAAGGCGACCAAGAACCTGGGCGTGAAGGTTAACGACTTCGAACCCAGCGACCCCAGCCAGATCATCCAGGGCATCCGCTCGTTCGCCAACGAAGGCTTTGACCTGACCATCGGCGTGGGCTTTGCCAACAACGCCAGCATCACCCAGGTTGCCAAGGAAAACCCCGACCTGTACTTCGGCCTGATCGACGATGTCTCCCCCCAGAAGAACGTCGCCAGCCTGGTCTTTGCCGAGCAGGAAGGCAGCTACCTGGTGGGCTACCTGGCCGGTATGAACAGCGCGACCGGCGTGGTCGGCTTCGTCGGCGGCATGGACATCCCCCTGATCCACAAGTTCGAGGCTGGTTACACCGCAGGCGTCAAGGCCGCTAACCCCAAGGCGCGGGTCATTGCCCAGTACGTCGGCACCACTCCTGACGCCTGGAACAACCCCGGCAAGGCCAAGGAAATCGCAGCCAGCATGCGAGCCAAGGGTGCCGACATCATCTTCGCCGCAGCCGGTGGCAGCGGTAACGGTGTGATCGACTACATCAAGCAGACCCAGTGCGTCAAGGCAAGCGGCGCCGTGAAGTTCTCCAGCAACAACTTTGCCAAGGTGCCCAAGAGCGCGGCCTACCAGAAGGCCTGCGCTGGCAATACGCGTCCAATGTTCTTCATCGGCGTGGACAGCAACCAGAACTACCTGGGCGACTTCGACAAGAACCCCGCGACCCTCAACCACGGCCTGACCAGCATGCTCAAGCGCGTGGACAATGCCGTCTACTCGCTGATCAGCGACGTCAAATCCAACCGCTTCAAGGGTGGCGAGCGCCGCTTCGGCCTCAAGGAAAACGGCGTGGGATACGCCGTGGACCAGTACAACCGCAACCTGATCACCAATGCTCAGGTCGTCAAGCTCGAGTCCATCAAGGCCCGCATCATCAAGGGCGCCATCAAGGTTCCCAGCAAGTAA
- a CDS encoding divergent PAP2 family protein encodes MNVLQELFGNPWLWTAVLASTGAQVIKVLLILLLERRWRPGAFMETGGMPSSHSAMVTALATGVGLTQGFGSPLFAVSAGFALIVMYDATGVRHSSGQQARLLNELVGELRAVVREGFAPLPLRVLMGHTYLEVLVGSLLGIVVGWLSFHVF; translated from the coding sequence GTGAACGTCCTGCAAGAACTTTTCGGGAATCCGTGGTTGTGGACCGCAGTGCTGGCCTCGACCGGCGCCCAGGTGATCAAAGTGCTTCTGATTCTGCTCCTGGAGCGGCGCTGGCGCCCCGGCGCTTTTATGGAAACCGGCGGCATGCCGAGCAGCCACAGCGCTATGGTGACAGCGCTGGCCACGGGAGTGGGCCTGACTCAGGGCTTCGGAAGTCCACTCTTCGCTGTATCGGCTGGATTTGCGCTGATCGTGATGTACGACGCCACGGGGGTGCGCCACAGTAGTGGTCAGCAGGCCCGGCTTCTCAACGAACTTGTAGGAGAACTGCGGGCCGTCGTGCGCGAGGGATTTGCTCCTTTGCCACTCCGGGTACTGATGGGGCACACGTATCTGGAAGTGCTGGTCGGGTCTTTGCTGGGCATCGTCGTAGGCTGGCTGTCTTTTCACGTGTTCTAG
- the nusB gene encoding transcription antitermination factor NusB, which yields MTRRREKAVQPVGTRRAAREFVFRVLFEADRGDLPLDTVFTRAEGAMREGDDTFPQLSADALTFANELVRGLEKHRADIDTTLRRTIRGWSFDQMAQTDLNVLRLATFELIYTAEPHPPVIESAVRIARKFGGDDSGRFVNGVLAGLSRSLQSAGVAKADEQADTAQD from the coding sequence TTGACACGCCGCCGGGAGAAAGCAGTGCAGCCAGTCGGCACGCGCCGTGCCGCGCGCGAGTTCGTGTTCCGTGTACTTTTTGAGGCAGATCGGGGTGACCTGCCTCTGGACACCGTGTTCACCCGTGCCGAGGGTGCCATGCGGGAAGGCGACGACACGTTTCCGCAGCTGAGTGCCGACGCCCTGACGTTTGCCAACGAACTGGTCCGTGGTCTGGAGAAGCACCGCGCCGATATTGATACGACGCTGCGCAGGACCATCCGTGGCTGGAGCTTCGATCAGATGGCGCAAACCGACCTGAATGTGCTGCGTCTGGCGACCTTCGAGCTAATCTACACGGCCGAGCCTCATCCCCCTGTGATCGAAAGTGCGGTGCGCATTGCACGTAAGTTCGGTGGAGATGACTCCGGGCGCTTCGTCAACGGGGTGCTGGCTGGTCTGAGCCGCAGCTTGCAGTCGGCCGGAGTGGCCAAGGCTGACGAGCAGGCAGACACCGCTCAGGATTAG
- the ligA gene encoding NAD-dependent DNA ligase LigA, with translation MDQAASPDDHARYLALRAEVARHNRAYYEQDAPEISDDEYDALARALRDMEARHPEWVEDDSPVQTIGGAPSAAFEPVAHLTPMTSLDNVFDADELREWQEKLARSLNLPPESDDFTFTGEIKIDGLSVNLYYLDGTLQWAATRGNGRVGEMVTAQVLTIPGIPQHLDGLKGQLEVRGEVYLSRADFAAFNAQAEELGTPLLKNPRNGAAGALRQKDPEVTRTRNLKAIFYSLGRRDGVEARTQSEVLQWLAGRGFPVSHYSETFRGYVAAADYHRRMTEARSNFEFDADGTVIKLDPLALQEEAGFTSRAPRWAIAFKFPVEQVETVLESITVNVGRTGKLAPLAHLAPRLIEGSTVSKATLHNEDYIRQMDLRVGDTVVVRKSGGVIPQIMRVVTEKRPEKTTPFVFPTYCPECGHEVTRAEGDANTYCPNPACPAQRFERIRYFVSRGAMDVRGIGEKLVIQVIETGLVRDAADLYLLTAEQLAGLERGGEKKAQNVLAQLEASKTRPLWRLINALGMTHVGERNAQALARAFGSLDALLRATPEQIEAVPGMGKVTAVSVSAALADPTMRNLIERLRAAGMSPEETQTVRGEQLAGLNFVITGSLSQPRDELKALLEAAGARVTGSVTRKTSYLIAGQDAGSKLDRARELAVPVLDEAALGTLLHQRGVQLPGVQASAASTV, from the coding sequence ATGGATCAGGCCGCCTCGCCCGATGACCACGCCCGTTACCTTGCTTTGCGTGCCGAGGTTGCCCGCCACAACCGCGCCTATTACGAACAGGATGCGCCAGAAATTTCCGACGACGAATACGATGCCCTGGCCCGCGCTCTGCGCGACATGGAAGCCCGGCACCCCGAATGGGTCGAGGATGACAGCCCGGTTCAGACCATAGGCGGGGCGCCGAGTGCGGCCTTTGAGCCTGTGGCGCATCTCACCCCCATGACCAGCCTGGATAACGTGTTTGATGCAGACGAACTGCGTGAGTGGCAGGAAAAACTGGCGCGCTCCCTGAACCTGCCGCCAGAGTCGGATGACTTCACCTTTACAGGTGAGATCAAGATTGATGGCCTGAGCGTCAACCTGTACTACCTGGACGGCACCCTGCAGTGGGCGGCCACCCGTGGAAATGGCCGCGTGGGGGAGATGGTAACGGCCCAGGTGCTGACCATCCCAGGGATTCCCCAACACCTCGATGGCTTGAAAGGTCAGCTCGAAGTTCGCGGCGAGGTCTACCTGAGCCGGGCAGACTTTGCAGCTTTCAATGCGCAGGCTGAGGAACTGGGCACGCCTCTGCTCAAAAACCCCCGGAACGGTGCCGCTGGGGCCTTGCGCCAGAAGGACCCGGAAGTCACCCGCACCCGCAATCTGAAGGCAATTTTTTATAGCCTTGGCAGACGCGACGGTGTAGAAGCCCGCACCCAGAGCGAAGTTCTTCAGTGGCTGGCAGGCCGTGGTTTTCCGGTCAGCCATTACAGCGAAACGTTCCGTGGGTATGTCGCCGCGGCTGACTACCACCGCCGGATGACCGAGGCGCGGTCGAACTTCGAGTTTGACGCCGACGGCACTGTGATCAAGCTTGACCCTCTGGCACTTCAGGAAGAAGCCGGGTTTACCAGCCGCGCTCCGCGCTGGGCGATTGCCTTCAAATTTCCGGTGGAACAGGTGGAAACGGTCCTCGAATCAATCACCGTCAACGTGGGCCGCACCGGAAAGCTCGCGCCGCTGGCTCATCTTGCCCCACGTCTGATTGAAGGCAGCACCGTCAGTAAAGCCACCCTGCACAACGAGGACTACATTCGGCAGATGGACCTGCGCGTCGGCGACACAGTCGTGGTGCGTAAGTCGGGCGGGGTCATTCCGCAGATTATGCGAGTGGTGACCGAGAAGCGTCCGGAAAAAACCACGCCATTCGTGTTTCCCACCTACTGCCCGGAATGCGGCCATGAGGTCACCCGCGCCGAAGGGGACGCCAACACGTATTGCCCCAACCCTGCCTGCCCCGCCCAGCGGTTCGAGCGGATCCGCTATTTCGTGTCGCGGGGTGCGATGGATGTCCGAGGCATCGGAGAAAAGCTGGTCATACAGGTGATCGAGACCGGTCTGGTCCGGGACGCTGCAGACCTCTACCTGCTGACCGCTGAGCAGCTCGCCGGCCTGGAGCGCGGAGGGGAAAAGAAGGCGCAGAATGTCCTGGCCCAGCTTGAAGCCAGTAAGACGCGCCCCCTGTGGCGGCTGATCAATGCCCTGGGCATGACCCACGTCGGAGAGCGCAATGCCCAGGCGCTGGCCCGTGCATTTGGCAGCCTCGACGCGCTGCTGCGAGCCACCCCCGAACAGATCGAGGCTGTCCCAGGGATGGGTAAAGTGACTGCCGTGAGCGTCAGTGCTGCGCTGGCTGACCCCACCATGCGGAACCTGATTGAGCGGCTGCGCGCTGCTGGCATGAGTCCAGAAGAGACGCAGACAGTTCGCGGTGAGCAGCTGGCTGGCCTGAACTTCGTGATCACCGGGTCGCTGTCTCAGCCGCGAGATGAACTCAAGGCTCTTCTGGAGGCTGCAGGTGCGCGGGTTACCGGAAGCGTGACCAGGAAAACCAGCTACCTTATCGCCGGGCAGGACGCCGGTAGCAAGCTCGACCGCGCGCGTGAACTGGCCGTCCCGGTGCTTGATGAGGCTGCGCTGGGCACGCTGTTGCACCAGCGTGGCGTGCAGCTTCCTGGCGTTCAGGCGTCCGCAGCGTCCACCGTCTAA
- a CDS encoding carbohydrate-binding domain-containing protein, with amino-acid sequence MTNPRRTARVPHTLLGLLTALVLAGCGSPAVTPASEDLQLEATQAELMVAVTPQQVGQPRPFEGSQVIMDPGASGGSAVILLSTHQTVTFKLPNNLKAQEYTVSIVGRGEQYMGPPQVSLSSVDGPDRIVTLDNTQYEKRSFGRMQLSPGGTITLTFVNDLYNEATKQDRNAVVDYLQINQSKSGK; translated from the coding sequence ATGACAAACCCTCGCAGGACCGCCCGCGTTCCCCATACCCTTCTCGGCCTGTTGACCGCTCTAGTATTGGCTGGTTGTGGATCTCCCGCAGTCACGCCGGCCAGCGAGGATCTTCAGCTGGAGGCTACACAGGCTGAGCTAATGGTGGCAGTCACACCGCAGCAGGTAGGGCAGCCCCGGCCATTTGAAGGGAGTCAGGTCATTATGGATCCTGGGGCCAGCGGTGGGAGCGCCGTAATCTTGCTGAGCACTCACCAGACAGTTACGTTCAAGCTTCCCAATAACTTGAAAGCCCAGGAATATACTGTTTCGATAGTAGGACGCGGCGAGCAATACATGGGACCCCCACAAGTATCACTGAGCAGCGTGGACGGACCCGATCGCATTGTGACTCTGGACAACACGCAATACGAAAAGCGGTCGTTTGGGCGCATGCAATTGAGTCCTGGTGGGACCATAACCTTGACTTTCGTAAACGATCTATATAACGAAGCGACAAAGCAGGACCGCAATGCTGTTGTCGATTACCTGCAGATCAATCAGAGTAAAAGCGGCAAATAA
- a CDS encoding GntR family transcriptional regulator gives MVFQPVASARVVDVVRDRLRQAILAGDLAPGTRLSVPELARQLEVSRSPVREAILLLVGEGLAVEHSRRGVEVAQLCLSDVLELYELRAATDSLAAALAADRMSATELTALRGVLDAQGAAALRDARQFRTLDSRFHLIIVQSSGNARLARHAELLSREMCLAGPWLLGSEAHLKLSHEEHRVIERALRQRDGPGAELAMRAHLRRIASSIRALHSSHLSSALHSPPGENHA, from the coding sequence GTGGTGTTTCAGCCGGTGGCCAGCGCCCGTGTGGTGGATGTGGTCCGGGACCGATTGCGTCAGGCCATTCTGGCTGGTGATCTGGCGCCCGGTACGCGCCTCAGCGTGCCGGAACTGGCAAGGCAGTTAGAGGTATCGCGCTCTCCTGTGCGTGAGGCGATTCTGCTGCTGGTTGGTGAAGGTCTGGCGGTCGAGCATTCACGCCGTGGTGTGGAGGTCGCTCAACTTTGCCTGTCCGACGTGCTGGAGCTGTATGAACTGCGTGCCGCCACCGATTCGCTGGCCGCTGCGCTGGCGGCTGACCGAATGAGCGCCACCGAGCTGACTGCCCTGCGTGGCGTTCTCGATGCCCAGGGGGCGGCGGCCCTGCGCGACGCCCGGCAGTTCCGGACCCTGGACAGCCGCTTTCACCTGATCATCGTGCAGTCCAGCGGAAACGCCAGGCTTGCCCGGCATGCAGAACTGCTTTCGCGCGAAATGTGTCTGGCAGGTCCCTGGCTCCTGGGCAGTGAAGCTCACCTGAAACTCAGCCATGAGGAGCACCGCGTCATCGAACGAGCCCTGCGCCAACGCGATGGACCCGGCGCCGAACTGGCCATGCGTGCCCACCTGCGCCGCATAGCGAGTTCTATCCGGGCCCTACATTCGTCCCATCTTTCCTCAGCACTTCATTCCCCTCCAGGAGAAAATCATGCGTAA
- a CDS encoding alpha-amylase family glycosyl hydrolase encodes MLFQGFEAQHDHTPAYTEQLGAALGQTVRVRMRTTLPVTDVALKVVQVGEIETLPAQEITGPAGFSGEGRWFEAHLPLHDQRVRYAWQLNLTDDHLNLTALGLHRSRRGFRSWFQYLAGHVAPEWAWRSVFYQIFPDRFRNGDPTNDVQTGEYIYEGRPVEHVAWDHPVDAHGDIHGHYGGDLNGVTQALPYLKDLGITGLWLTPIFESPSNHRYDITDYRRVDPHLGGEDAWDELVQEADQAGIRIVLDGVFNHMGNENALFRAALESEDAPERSLFTWRDEPGKPPYHSFFDVPTLPKIDYRNESAVEEFFSGESSVVRHWLRQGAAGWRLDVAHMIGAGGTDTDNLPLHRALKTAARQERPDAYVFGERFYDPEHALDGQGEDGTMNYHGFGLPVMQWLAGATYFQEPSRISGPEVAEIMWDAYHALAPEVALSMFNLLESHDIGRALYRLGNDRTRFLSAFTLLVAYPGVPCTYYGTEIGLSQSRPGNMPWCREPMPWDESQWDLELHSRVKALIAVRRQTAALHSGNLRFLHAEPDALAFLREITGADGQTSRVIALASRRTDAHEVSLTLPAGEWRDALTGEAMAGGAAILNATGGRLLLQH; translated from the coding sequence ATGCTTTTTCAAGGTTTCGAGGCACAGCACGATCACACCCCGGCATATACCGAGCAGCTGGGTGCAGCGCTGGGCCAGACAGTACGTGTCCGGATGCGGACCACACTGCCGGTCACGGATGTGGCCCTTAAAGTGGTTCAGGTCGGAGAAATCGAGACCCTGCCGGCACAGGAGATCACCGGTCCCGCCGGATTTTCCGGTGAAGGACGCTGGTTCGAGGCCCATCTGCCGCTTCATGATCAGCGGGTGCGTTATGCCTGGCAGCTCAATCTGACTGACGACCACCTGAACCTGACAGCACTGGGACTACACCGCAGCCGCCGGGGATTTCGCAGCTGGTTCCAGTACCTCGCGGGGCACGTGGCGCCCGAATGGGCCTGGCGCAGCGTCTTCTACCAGATTTTTCCAGACCGTTTCCGCAATGGTGACCCCACCAACGACGTACAGACCGGTGAATACATCTATGAGGGCCGGCCGGTAGAACATGTCGCCTGGGACCATCCGGTTGACGCTCATGGCGATATTCACGGGCACTATGGCGGTGACCTCAATGGGGTGACGCAGGCCCTGCCCTATCTGAAGGACCTGGGCATTACGGGATTGTGGCTGACGCCCATTTTCGAGTCTCCCAGCAACCACAGGTATGACATCACCGATTACCGGCGCGTCGATCCCCACCTGGGCGGCGAAGACGCCTGGGATGAACTGGTGCAGGAGGCCGACCAGGCAGGAATCCGTATCGTGCTTGACGGCGTCTTTAACCACATGGGCAACGAAAATGCCCTGTTCCGCGCCGCGCTGGAAAGCGAGGACGCCCCGGAGCGCTCGCTGTTCACGTGGCGCGACGAGCCCGGCAAGCCTCCTTACCATTCATTTTTTGACGTCCCCACGCTGCCCAAGATCGATTACCGCAACGAAAGCGCCGTGGAGGAGTTCTTCAGTGGAGAAAGCAGCGTCGTGCGCCACTGGCTCCGGCAGGGCGCAGCTGGCTGGCGCCTGGACGTCGCACACATGATCGGCGCTGGAGGCACCGACACCGACAATCTGCCCCTGCACCGGGCGCTGAAGACCGCCGCGCGTCAGGAACGCCCGGATGCCTATGTGTTCGGCGAACGCTTCTACGACCCGGAGCACGCCCTGGACGGCCAGGGTGAAGACGGCACCATGAACTACCACGGCTTCGGGCTGCCGGTCATGCAGTGGCTTGCTGGCGCCACCTATTTCCAGGAACCGAGCCGGATCAGCGGCCCGGAAGTCGCCGAAATCATGTGGGACGCCTATCACGCACTGGCTCCTGAGGTTGCGCTCAGCATGTTCAACCTGCTGGAATCGCACGATATCGGCCGGGCACTCTATCGCCTGGGCAACGACCGCACGCGCTTCCTGTCCGCCTTTACGCTGCTGGTCGCCTACCCGGGCGTGCCCTGCACGTACTACGGCACCGAGATCGGACTGTCGCAGAGCCGCCCCGGAAATATGCCCTGGTGCCGCGAACCGATGCCCTGGGACGAAAGTCAGTGGGATCTGGAGCTGCATTCCAGGGTCAAGGCCCTGATTGCTGTGCGGCGACAGACTGCGGCGCTGCACAGTGGCAACCTGCGTTTCCTGCACGCTGAGCCGGACGCCCTGGCCTTCCTGCGCGAAATTACGGGAGCCGACGGGCAGACTTCACGTGTGATCGCCCTAGCCAGCCGGCGCACAGATGCCCACGAAGTGAGCCTGACCCTGCCTGCTGGCGAGTGGCGCGACGCGCTGACCGGCGAGGCCATGGCCGGCGGCGCGGCTATCCTCAATGCCACAGGCGGCCGGCTCCTCCTGCAGCACTAA